The following proteins are co-located in the Triticum aestivum cultivar Chinese Spring chromosome 1A, IWGSC CS RefSeq v2.1, whole genome shotgun sequence genome:
- the LOC123166531 gene encoding peroxidase 1, whose protein sequence is MASRAATMVVLLLAAVAATCARAQLHDKFYSESCPSVEDVVWKEMVRALSLAPSLAGPLLRMHFHDCFVRGCDGSVLLDSANKTAEKDAQPNQTLRGFGFVERVKAAVEKACPDTVSCADILALIARDAVWLSKGPFWTVPLGRRDGSVSISNETDALPPPTSNLTVLTQLFAAVNLDAKDLVVLSAGHTIGTSHCFSFSDRLYNFTGMENPSDIDPSLEPQYMMRLKSKCASLNDNTTHVEMDPGSFKTFDTDYFKLVSKRRGLFHSDGALLTDPFTRAYVQRHATGAFKDEFFADFAASMIKMGNANPLTGSQGEIRKKCSVVNH, encoded by the exons ATGGCATCCAGGGCTGCGACGATGGTGGTGTTGCTGCTCGCGGCGGTGGCGGCAACGTGCGCGCGGGCGCAGCTGCACGACAAGTTCTACAGCGAGTCGTGCCCCAGCGTGGAGGACGTCGTGTGGAAGGAGATGGTGAGGGCGCTGTCACTGGCGCCCAGCCTCGCCGGGCCGCTCCTCCGGATgcacttccacgactgcttcgtcagG GGGTGCGACGGCTCGGTTCTGCTAGACTCGGCCAACAAGACGGCGGAGAAGGACGCGCAGCCCAACCAGACGCTGCGAGGCTTCGGCTTTGTCGAGAGggtgaaggccgcggtggagaaggcctgccccgacaccgtctcctgcgccgacatcctCGCCCTCATTGCCAGGGACGCAGTATGGCTG AGCAAGGGTCCATTCTGGACAGTTCCTCTCGGCCGGCGAGACGGCAGCGTGTCCATTTCCAACGAGACCGACGCTCTGCCACCCCCGACCTCCAACCTCACCGTGCTCACCCAGCTCTTCGCCGCCGTGAACCTCGACGCAAAGGACCTTGTCGTCTTGTCCGCCGGGCACACCATCGGGAcgtcgcactgcttctccttctCCGACCGGCTCTACAACTTCACCGGCATGGAGAACCCCAGCGATATCGACCCCTCGCTGGAGCCGCAGTACATGATGCGGCTAAAGAGCAAGTGTGCCAGCCTCAACGACAACACCACCCACGTGGAGATGGACCCCGGCAGCTTCAAGACCTTCGACACCGACTACTTCAAGCTGGTGAGCAAGCGGAGGGGCCTCTTCCACTCTGACGGCGCCCTACTCACCGACCCCTTCACCCGCGCCTACGTCCAGCGTCATGCCACCGGCGCCTTCAAGGACGAGTTCTTCGCTGACTTCGCTGCCTCCATGATCAAGATGGGCAATGCCAATCCTCTCACCGGCAGCCAGGGCGAGATCAGGAAGAAGTGCAGCGTGGTTAACCATTAA